TATTTCACATAAGTCATGTGAGCGCCATGTAAACACCAGTTTTCTTCCATTGTCCATGTGGGCAAATGTTTAATGGTGCTCATAAATGGAACCTTGACAGAGGTCATATAGGTAcaagtttgagtttttagtgttacaaaaaaagtttagatcAATTATGTCACATTGAGCATAATGTGGAGTTTTTGGTAGCTTTTTCCCTTGATTAAACTACCTTCAACTTGAGACCTgtcaaaattaggaaaaaagaagaagaagataatggaACGACACATTGTGTTGACATCCGATGACTACTATTGAAATCTCACATACTGCTTTTGGCAGTAGAATTTATATGCTCCAACTATCAGGTTAAGCAATTTAAAGGTTATAAACCCGCTTGCATAGGAAAGGAGACATTGAAAAAGCCTATTATTAGGCTTACACATGAGAAAGATGGGAAAATGTCTCATATCCCTTGATAACGGATTTAAATACGGGATTTAAATATATTCATATACAAACGATCtcctttcactttttaatattagtttttcAAACGGACATCCTCACAGCCAAATTGCCCAATCCTAAGAGCGGTCTTCAGCTGGAGTTGATGGCACGACACAAGATTTCAAGACTCCACGACGGCTAGCGATGTTTTGTGGCGTTGACCCCAAAAATACATTAGCGTGCTTCCACGCTCTCATTGCTTCTTTTGTCTCTTCCATCGTtaagatttcttctttttttcttagagctttttccttttatttcaatGGGATTAGGCGTTTGTACTGTTTAAATACAAATTTGACGCTCATGGACTTAACGTAACAAAATCGATtcccaaaagtaaaaaagatttaccctagtttaaaataattaattaacgaAAATGAGTAATTTAAGCATGATTGCTTGTATTGGATAATGTAATTAATTAACGAAATATTTCCATAATCAACAATAATTCatcttactattttttttttttttaacgatgacaatatttttcgtttgttcatttttgtatatgatataaacaattatgtttttaaaaaatattttttgaaatcatatattttcataaaatataagaagtcaaaaaactaaaaaaaaaaaaaaatcccctcTAAAATACAATCGGCGTGAAAGCCCCACGTCATCAACATCCTACGGGAGCACCAAGCTTCTGCTGACCCGACCCCTTCCACCTGTCGCATATCCAACGGTGGGGGCTCCACCAAGGGGTCAACGCAATGCACGACTGTGATCATTCCACGAGCTCctgtaatttttctctttttagtgaGAAACGATTCTATAAAAGTTGGAGCCCTGGATGCTCTAAGAGCAAAGAAGGGtgttcaaattcaaaaacagAGAGGCTAATGGCAAGGCATTCGAATGTTTGTACTTTCATGGCGCCCGCTTCGGTGACGGCGATTATGGCTTTACTATTGGGATCTGCCGCGCAGACACTTGCGCCGCCGCCCGAACATCCGAAAGGGACGGTGACTTACACCGTGGGAGACATCATGGGGTGGACCATACCCGCAAGCGGGGCTGCTGCGTATCGAGCATGGGCTAGCAGCAATAACTTTGAAGTCGGAGACATTTTAGGTAGGCTGAGAAATGACATTTTAGTATAAAATTGAATAACATTTACTGCACCAAATAGCATCCTATATGCAAGAGACTCATAAAATGTCCGGCTCTATTGTTGTGGTTGCAAATGGCACATCAGAAGGCCAATCCCACTTGCTAAGAACTTAAAGATAGAAGAAGCAATTTCCAATgctcattagaaaaaaaaattttgaatttcgaAAGTTTCATCTCTTTTCAACGtcataaataaaatacataACTTTCGAAAAATAGTCAATATTACTtatatggatattcttttgacgtttttcttttaaaatgatctttcttattttttggctTGTCATACTTAAACTCTCAatgtattcattttttttaagaagtaaataataaaaaataaagcttATTTGTCACTATAACTAAATATTTTACATAAATAATGTTGTCTATAATTGATTTTAGTATTATATCTATTCACTCTCTAAAATTAATAGTGGGAAAAGGTCATTTTGTGTGagattttctttgtatttaCGGCAtatgctcttcttcttcttttttttggtcaagggCATATGCTCTTCTTTTGTTTAGTTCCACCGCCAAAAACTTGCTCAATCTTAATCAACAGCTTGTTCTCTGATCTTCATGCAgtcttcaacttcaacaatggagcGCAGGACTTGGCCGAAGTCACGGAGACGGCTTTCGGCTCGTGCGACGGGGCCAACCCCCTCTCGATCTCCACCGTCCCACCGGCAAGGATCGCCCTCACCACCGCCGGCCAGCATTTCTTCCTCTGCACCGTCCCCGGCCACTGCTCGTCTGGCCAAAAGGTTGCCATCAACGTCACCACCGCCAGCTCCTCTGCCACTCCGCCGCCACCGTCCTCCTCTGCCGCCCCGCCCCCCAAGGCAGCCACTCCTTCTCCCTCCGCCTCTACCCCGACGTCCTCTGCCACCAATCCGACTCCGTCGCCCTCCGCCTCCACTTCGTCATCCTCAACTGTTTCTCCACCGAACGGCACTGTGACTCCGACACCTTCCACAGTGAGTCTTCCGCCTAAAGCAGCGACTCCATCACTCTCCGCCACCCCGCTGCCCTCCAGCACGGCTGCTCCACCATCTTCAGTGCCGGCTCCCTCAGTGGTAGCGGCATCTCCCACGGGAGATGCAGTTCATCCTGCCCCAGGGAACTCGGCAGCATCACTCAGCATCACCGGCGTTTCTGCAGTTATTTTGACAGCGGCCGTAGCTCTGTTCACTTTTCCGTGATTGTTGCGGAGTCATTTTTTGTGTCATTAATTTGGTcatcatattttcattttgctgGTTGCGGAAGATgaaatgatgatatgaattgtgaTCTTGGAGTCCCCTTCCTATTGAAGATAAAGAAGGTTTCCTCGCGATGCTTGTGAATGTCATATGCCGTGCAACgatgaaaagaaaagcaggAAATGAAACAAAACTTCACTGCATGACCAAAGCAGTCCAAATCTCAAGGACTTTCATCATCTACATCAGAAATCAATTCATCTAACAAAGATGTTTCCAATGGGCACTTTTGTTATGATCTGCTACTTtccctggaaaaaaaaacaacaatcatTCCTCGATTCTTACAAATACAAGCAACGAAAGGCCAAATTTCTTAGGTTATCAGCTGTAGCAACAGCATTGCAGCAGAGTTTCCACAAGAGAATCTCATCTCTGGGGGCAGACAATGTTCCAACACAGGTTTCCAATACCTCACTGACCACTCTGGAGCAGCTTGAAGACTTTTGGTTGTTGTCATCCGCTTCATCTTCTGTTACATTGCAAAGTGGTATGCAGATTT
This genomic stretch from Eucalyptus grandis isolate ANBG69807.140 chromosome 3, ASM1654582v1, whole genome shotgun sequence harbors:
- the LOC120291701 gene encoding blue copper protein-like produces the protein MAPASVTAIMALLLGSAAQTLAPPPEHPKGTVTYTVGDIMGWTIPASGAAAYRAWASSNNFEVGDILVFNFNNGAQDLAEVTETAFGSCDGANPLSISTVPPARIALTTAGQHFFLCTVPGHCSSGQKVAINVTTASSSATPPPPSSSAAPPPKAATPSPSASTPTSSATNPTPSPSASTSSSSTVSPPNGTVTPTPSTVSLPPKAATPSLSATPLPSSTAAPPSSVPAPSVVAASPTGDAVHPAPGNSAASLSITGVSAVILTAAVALFTFP